In Bicyclus anynana chromosome 22, ilBicAnyn1.1, whole genome shotgun sequence, the following proteins share a genomic window:
- the LOC112053853 gene encoding DNA replication licensing factor Mcm2, translated as MSSPIPDTPSDREDARSRMTSPAREYEMFEDEGDILGDNPDEEEEDGEELFGDNMEADYRPMPALDRYDAENLDDEDYDAMSVDDRLAAERELQRRDRDEGRVRRDDRDLLYDESDEEGGDAPRAKRRRAAEKAATGSDEQVEEGIESIENLEDTKGYSTKEWVSMLGPRTEIANRFKNFLRTYTNSKGQFVYKERIRRMCEHNQASFHVEFDVLARREQVLAYFLPDAPFQMLQIFDEVAKEIVLQIFPSYERVTSEIHVRIADLPLIEELRTFRKLHLNQLVRTLGVITATTGVLPQLSVVKYDCNRCGYILGPFVQSQNSEVKPGSCPECQSAGPFMVNMEQTVYRNYQKVTIQESPGRIPAGRIPRSKDCILLADLCDRCKPGDEVDLTGIYTNNYDGSLNTEQGFPVFATVIIANYIIVKDCKHIVESLTDDDVASIVKLSKDPQIGERIVKSIAPSIFGHDYIKRGLALALFGGEPKNPGEKHKIRGDINVLICGDPGTAKSQFLKYTEKIAPRAIFTTGQGASAVGLTAYVRKNPTTREWTLEAGALVLADRGVCLIDEFDKMNDQDRTSIHEAMEQQSISISKAGIVTSLHARCSIIAAANPIGGRYDASLTFSENVNLSEPILSRFDVLCVVKDEADPMLDAHLAKFVVSSHIRHHPTQRGTTLEEDSPDDDFILPQDLLKKYLVYARENVHPKLQNMDQDKVAKMYSQLRQESLATGSLPITVRHIESVIRMSEAHARMHLRVQVDEQDVNLAIRTMLESFVETQKYSVMRAMRQTFQKYLSYKKDHSELLYYILRQLTMDQLAYMRGLHNHSQSTIEISERDLMERARQINISDLKPFYNSRIFKINNFSYDVKRKVIVHTLPDVPTAS; from the exons ATG AGTTCACCCATCCCCGATACACCATCTGATAGAGAAGATGCAAGATCTCGGATGACATCACCAGCCCGTGAATATGAGATGTTTGAAGATGAGGGCGACATTCTGGGGGACAATCCTGACGAAGAAGAGGAAGATGGGGAGGAATTGTTTGGTGACAATATGGAAGC TGACTACCGTCCAATGCCGGCATTAGATCGGTATGACGCAGAAAACTTGGACGACGAGGATTACGACGCGATGTCAGTTGATGACCGACTAGCGGCCGAGAGGGAGCTGCAAAGGCGAGACCGGGACGAAGGCCGGGTTCGCAGGGACGATCGGGATCTGTTATATG ATGAGTCAGACGAAGAAGGTGGAGACGCGCCACGCGCCAAGCGCCGCAGAGCTGCTGAGAAGGCGGCAACAGGTTCCGACGAACAGGTGGAGGAAGGCATCGAGAGCATTGAGAACTTGGAGGACACTAAGGGATACTCCACCAAGGAGTGGGTCTCCATGCTGGGGCCGAGAACTGAGATTGCTAatag GTTCAAAAACTTCCTCCGCACATACACAAACAGCAAAGGTCAGTTCGTATACAAGGAGCGTATACGTCGCATGTGCGAACACAACCAAGCGTCGTTCCACGTCGAGTTCGACGTACTGGCCCGCAGGGAGCAGGTGCTGGCGTACTTTCTCCCGGATGCCCCCTTCCAGATGTTGCAAATCTTCGACGAGGTGGCCAAAGAGATTGTACTGCAGATATTCCCGAGCTACGAACGCGTGACGTCAGAGATACACGTCCGTATCGCGGATCTGCCGCTCATTGAAGAGTTGCGGACATTTAG gaagCTACACTTGAATCAGCTAGTGAGAACTTTAGGGGTAATAACAGCTACTACTGGAGTTTTGCCCCAACTGTCCGTGGTCAAGTACGATTGTAACAGATGTGGGTACATATTGGGACCCTTCGTACAGTCACAGAATTCTGAGGTCAAACCTGGATCATGTCCCGAATGTCAGAGTGCTGGACCTTTTATG GTGAACATGGAACAAACGGTATACCGCAACTATCAGAAAGTGACCATACAAGAGTCGCCCGGTCGCATACCAGCTGGTCGCATACCGAGGAGTAAGGACTGCATACTGCTGGCAGATCTGTGTGACCGCTGCAAACCTGGGGATGAGGTGGACCTCACGGGGATATATACCAACAATTATGATGGATCTCTTAATACTGAACAG GGTTTCCCAGTATTCGCCACAGTGATAATAGCCAACTACATTATAGTGAAGGACTGCAAACACATCGTGGAGTCCCTCACAGACGATGACGTGGCCAGCATCGTCAAACTGTCCAAGGACCCGCAGATTGGGGAGAGGATCGTGAAGAGCATCGCACCGTCTATATTTGGACACGATTACATCAAACGGGGCTTAGCTTTGGCATTGTTTGGAGGGGAGCCTAAGAATCCTG gtGAAAAGCATAAAATTAGAGGTGATATCAATGTCTTAATTTGCGGAGATCCGGGTACGGCGAAATCACAATTCTTAAAGTATACTGAGAAG ATAGCGCCACGAGCTATATTCACCACAGGGCAGGGCGCCAGCGCCGTCGGTCTCACCGCATACGTGAGGAAGAACCCCACCACGAG AGAGTGGACGCTAGAGGCCGGTGCCTTGGTGCTGGCAGACCGCGGCGTGTGCCTCATCGACGAGTTCGACAAGATGAACGACCAGGACCGCACCTCCATCCACGAGGCCATGGAGCAGCAGTCCATATCCATCTCCAAGGCGGGCATCGTCACCTCGCTGCACGCCAG GTGTTCAATAATAGCAGCGGCGAACCCTATAGGCGGACGCTACGATGCGTCGCTGACGTTTTCCGAGAACGTGAATCTTTCGGAGCCGATTCTGTCCCGATTCGACGTGCTCTGCGTCGTCAAGGACGAGGCGGATCCCATGTTGGACGCGCATCTGGCCAA ATTCGTAGTAAGTTCCCACATAAGACACCACCCCACTCAGCGCGGCACCACGCTAGAGGAAGACTCCCCGGACGACGACTTCATACTGCCACAGGATCTGCTGAAGAAGTATCTGGTCTACGCGAGGGAGAATGTCCATCCTAAACTACAG aacATGGATCAAGACAAAGTGGCCAAAATGTATAGTCAGCTGCGGCAGGAGTCTCTCGCTACTGGCAGTTTACCCATCACTGTCAGACATATAGAATCAG TGATACGTATGAGCGAGGCGCACGCGCGCATGCACCTGCGCGTGCAGGTGGACGAGCAGGACGTGAACCTGGCCATCCGCACCATGCTGGAGAGCTTCGTGGAGACGCAGAAGTACAGCGTCATGCGCGCCATGAGACAG ACCTTCCAAAAGTATCTCTCATACAAGAAAGACCACAGCGAGCTCCTTTACTACATACTAAGACAGCTGACTATGGACCAACTCGCTTATATGAGAGGTCTCCACAACCACTCGCAGTCAACCATCGAGATATCTGAGAGGGACCTCATGGAGAGAGCGAGGCAAATCAACATATCGGACCTCAAACCATTCTATAACAGTAGgatattcaaaattaacaaCTTTAGTTATGACGTCAAAAGGAAGGTGATTGTACACACACTGCCAGACGTGCCAACTGCTTCATAG